One segment of Methanolinea mesophila DNA contains the following:
- a CDS encoding YIP1 family protein yields MTHSIPAKIVGFLFHPAESFREVKDEDINPTLKYFGAIAFFYALLFTIMTTLELIPLHPIVTAFGVSPEGGLVGALLFVLVLIIVFAMTFIFAFLFGAWLHLFAWLLGGRKGLMQTEKSTFYGLTPLLIIGWIPVIGGIIGGIWSLVLEIIGLKELQGISTVKAAVAVILAIVIAFIIIAALFGAVFMAAVSQGITTQPLV; encoded by the coding sequence ATGACACACTCCATTCCGGCGAAGATCGTCGGGTTCCTCTTCCATCCTGCCGAGTCCTTCCGCGAAGTGAAGGATGAGGATATCAACCCTACACTGAAGTATTTCGGTGCAATCGCATTCTTTTATGCGCTATTATTCACCATCATGACCACGCTGGAGCTGATTCCCCTGCACCCGATCGTCACCGCGTTCGGGGTGTCCCCCGAGGGGGGGTTGGTCGGTGCGTTACTATTCGTCCTCGTCCTCATCATCGTCTTCGCCATGACGTTCATCTTCGCGTTCCTGTTCGGGGCGTGGCTGCACCTTTTCGCGTGGCTCCTCGGGGGGAGAAAGGGGTTAATGCAAACCGAGAAGTCGACGTTCTACGGCCTGACGCCACTCCTGATCATCGGCTGGATACCCGTGATCGGGGGCATTATCGGCGGCATCTGGTCGCTCGTCCTGGAAATCATCGGGCTTAAGGAGTTACAGGGTATCTCTACAGTGAAAGCAGCCGTGGCGGTTATCCTGGCGATTGTTATCGCGTTCATTATTATCGCAGCACTCTTCGGTGCCGTGTTCATGGCAGCCGTTTCCCAGGGCATAACCACGCAGCCCCTGGTCTGA
- a CDS encoding damage-control phosphatase ARMT1 family protein produces MRFDERCFDCLLSRVRLECSLCGAGESRTEETVGACARLLDEIRGQPLTHPMIASTVHRCAYGMLGNEDPFAVLKAESTRQALEVCREFRPRLRTFRDIVLASIIGNTFDYGVKFHQVTDDFSRFFEKEFSVGLAVDDTDRILEKIGKVVYFTDNCGEIVFDRLLLEDLHRRGSHVTLAVRDAPILNDATRKEADDLHLARFVDRITTTGCGCELGVRMDLRPPDLVRAMDECTLIISKGMANYESFSEYTDLPPVAYLMSVKCDPIADEVGVPRGSKVAMLRED; encoded by the coding sequence ATGCGTTTTGACGAACGGTGCTTCGATTGTCTTCTTTCCAGGGTCCGCCTGGAATGCAGCCTGTGCGGGGCGGGGGAATCGCGTACGGAAGAGACGGTCGGGGCCTGCGCCCGCCTCCTGGATGAGATCAGGGGCCAACCCCTGACTCACCCCATGATCGCGAGCACCGTGCATCGCTGCGCCTACGGGATGCTCGGGAACGAGGACCCGTTCGCCGTCCTCAAGGCAGAGAGCACCCGCCAGGCCCTGGAGGTCTGCCGGGAGTTCCGGCCCCGGCTGCGGACATTCCGCGATATCGTGCTCGCGAGCATCATCGGGAATACGTTCGACTACGGGGTGAAGTTCCACCAGGTCACCGACGATTTCTCCCGGTTTTTTGAAAAGGAGTTCTCGGTCGGGCTCGCCGTTGACGATACTGACCGGATCCTGGAAAAGATCGGGAAGGTGGTGTATTTCACCGACAACTGCGGTGAGATCGTATTCGACCGGCTCCTCCTTGAGGACCTCCACCGGCGAGGATCCCACGTCACCCTTGCGGTGCGGGACGCCCCCATCCTCAACGACGCCACCAGGAAGGAGGCGGACGATCTCCACCTCGCCCGGTTCGTCGACCGGATCACCACCACGGGATGCGGCTGCGAACTCGGGGTGCGGATGGACCTCCGGCCGCCGGACCTGGTCCGTGCCATGGACGAGTGCACCCTGATCATCTCCAAGGGGATGGCGAATTACGAGTCGTTCTCCGAGTACACCGATCTCCCGCCGGTCGCGTACCTGATGTCGGTGAAATGTGACCCCATCGCCGACGAGGTGGGCGTACCCCGGGGGTCGAAGGTCGCCATGTTAAGGGAAGACTAG
- a CDS encoding roadblock/LC7 domain-containing protein has translation MLKEKIQDFIEKVKTIEGVSDCALVSRDGIMLGNSMSAEFNEPWFAAMSATLFASAESASGIIKVAAPERVTLTSREGSVAVIGAGEKLLLVAVLKSRPESSPSMTALEEMAREIGGSF, from the coding sequence ATGTTAAAAGAGAAAATTCAGGATTTTATCGAGAAGGTAAAGACAATTGAGGGCGTTTCGGACTGTGCCCTGGTGTCGAGGGACGGCATAATGCTCGGGAACTCAATGAGCGCGGAGTTCAACGAGCCGTGGTTCGCGGCGATGAGCGCAACGCTCTTCGCATCCGCGGAATCGGCATCGGGGATCATCAAAGTTGCCGCCCCCGAGCGGGTGACCCTCACCTCGAGAGAGGGGTCGGTCGCGGTAATCGGGGCAGGAGAGAAGCTCCTCCTGGTGGCAGTGCTGAAGAGCAGACCCGAGAGCTCCCCGTCAATGACCGCCCTCGAGGAGATGGCACGGGAAATAGGAGGTTCATTCTGA
- a CDS encoding response regulator: protein MYTVMVVDDSPFIVDIFVTMLERGGYKTLAAYGGEEALETLRTVKPDLILLDIMMEPMDGWETLMHLKNGPETKEIPVMMLTAKQLTPSEAQEYGIYIEDYIMKPITHRELYDAIENLLSRKRMIETDMKMAAEAGVDRKLIDEYSRLRRQADVSKRLLRLLENTYKINDEKLKVSDDINLAIKSMAMNIRFQEERLEQLRKEFSLRFEEKKKT from the coding sequence ATGTACACAGTGATGGTGGTAGATGACAGCCCCTTCATTGTGGATATCTTTGTCACCATGCTCGAACGGGGGGGCTACAAAACCCTTGCCGCCTATGGCGGGGAAGAGGCGCTCGAGACGCTCCGGACCGTGAAGCCCGACCTCATCCTGCTCGACATCATGATGGAACCGATGGACGGCTGGGAGACCCTGATGCACCTCAAGAACGGCCCCGAAACGAAGGAGATCCCGGTGATGATGCTCACGGCCAAGCAGCTCACTCCCTCCGAGGCCCAGGAATACGGGATTTATATCGAAGATTACATCATGAAGCCGATCACCCACCGGGAGCTCTACGATGCCATCGAGAACCTCCTCTCACGGAAACGGATGATCGAGACGGACATGAAGATGGCCGCAGAAGCGGGAGTCGACCGAAAACTGATCGACGAATATTCCCGGCTCAGGAGACAGGCGGACGTGAGTAAAAGGCTGCTCCGCCTGCTGGAGAATACCTACAAGATCAACGACGAGAAGCTGAAGGTGAGCGACGATATCAACCTCGCGATCAAAAGCATGGCAATGAACATCAGGTTCCAGGAAGAACGTCTGGAACAGCTCCGTAAAGAATTTTCACTGCGGTTTGAAGAAAAGAAAAAGACGTAA
- a CDS encoding DUF7123 family protein — MTATKKIRETYNDTQDRIIQYLKTGLGKGKHYFKSKYIAKELGLSPKEVGTNMAILSQMCKELAIIKWSYSNSTTWMVTPRGA, encoded by the coding sequence TTGACAGCAACGAAAAAGATCCGTGAGACCTATAACGATACCCAGGACAGGATAATCCAGTACCTCAAAACGGGTCTTGGAAAGGGGAAACATTACTTCAAGTCCAAGTACATCGCCAAGGAGCTTGGACTCTCCCCCAAGGAGGTAGGGACCAACATGGCGATCCTCTCGCAGATGTGCAAGGAACTCGCCATCATCAAGTGGAGTTACTCCAACAGCACCACCTGGATGGTTACCCCCCGCGGAGCGTAA
- a CDS encoding DHH family phosphoesterase: protein MQMEDDVKVYRLSPGCDLSDVEVGKTYIGRVQGFANFGTFVQLNDRIKGLVHKSNAKTNHKERDNILVKVLNIRNNGNIDLEEVTIQVYTVEMVEKKSTAVRLADLRSKVGRTVRIEGEIAQIKQTSGPTIFTIVDESGTENAAAFVEAGVRAYPEAELEDIVRIVGEVMLRNNQVQIEVSSLSVLAGADAEEVRERIDRALDERAEPADIPLLVESDVLTRLRPEMRKIARIIRKAVFTSQPIILRHHADADGICSAVAIEQAVTSLIRESGGDFDADYFLFKRAPSKAPFYEIEDIVRDLDYALKDHARYGQKMPLVLLTDNGSTEEDLPSLKMSKVYQLPIVVIDHHHPDEIVDQYLAGHANPYHVGGDFGITAGMLGTEVARLINPAIGDVITHLPAVAAVGDRSEAEERKRYLALVKDRYTEDHCKDIALSLDYLQFWLRFNDGRELVKDLLDLTGNPDRHNAMVALMVEGANAAIEDQMSACMPHVQHRTLANGAELFLIDVEIHAHKFTFPPPGKTSGEVHDRLVKKHAGSPVVTIGIGPDFAVLRSRGVMMNIPRMVRELRDELPGGGISGGGHLVVGSIKFVEGMRDEVMEGLIQKISLVPVVPPE from the coding sequence ATGCAGATGGAAGATGACGTAAAAGTATACCGCTTAAGCCCCGGCTGTGACCTCTCGGACGTTGAAGTGGGAAAGACCTATATCGGGAGAGTGCAGGGATTCGCAAACTTCGGGACGTTCGTACAGCTGAACGACCGGATCAAGGGACTGGTCCACAAGAGCAACGCCAAGACCAACCATAAAGAACGGGACAACATCCTGGTCAAGGTGCTCAACATCAGGAACAACGGCAACATCGACCTCGAGGAGGTGACCATCCAGGTCTACACCGTGGAGATGGTGGAGAAGAAATCCACCGCGGTCCGGCTCGCAGATCTCCGGAGCAAGGTGGGGAGGACGGTAAGGATCGAGGGTGAGATCGCCCAGATCAAGCAGACCAGCGGCCCCACCATCTTCACCATCGTGGACGAGAGCGGCACCGAGAACGCCGCGGCGTTCGTGGAGGCGGGGGTCCGGGCGTACCCCGAGGCCGAACTTGAAGACATCGTGCGCATCGTGGGAGAGGTGATGCTCCGGAACAACCAGGTCCAGATCGAGGTGTCCTCGCTCTCCGTCCTCGCCGGTGCCGACGCAGAGGAGGTGCGGGAACGTATCGACCGGGCCCTCGACGAACGCGCCGAGCCCGCAGACATCCCCCTCCTGGTGGAGAGCGACGTGCTCACCCGGCTGCGCCCGGAGATGAGGAAGATCGCGAGGATCATCAGGAAGGCGGTCTTCACCTCCCAGCCGATCATCCTCCGGCACCATGCCGATGCGGACGGCATCTGCTCCGCCGTGGCGATCGAACAGGCCGTGACCTCCCTGATCCGCGAGTCGGGTGGCGACTTCGATGCCGATTACTTCCTGTTCAAGCGTGCCCCTTCGAAAGCACCCTTTTACGAGATCGAAGATATCGTCAGGGACCTCGACTACGCTTTGAAAGATCACGCCCGCTACGGCCAGAAGATGCCCCTGGTGCTGCTCACCGATAACGGGTCCACCGAGGAGGACCTCCCGTCGCTGAAGATGTCGAAGGTGTACCAGCTCCCCATAGTGGTCATCGATCACCACCACCCCGACGAGATCGTGGACCAGTACCTCGCGGGCCATGCGAATCCCTACCACGTCGGGGGAGATTTCGGGATCACCGCCGGGATGCTGGGGACCGAGGTGGCCCGGCTGATCAACCCCGCGATCGGGGACGTGATCACCCATCTCCCGGCGGTCGCCGCGGTGGGCGACCGGAGCGAGGCCGAGGAGAGGAAACGCTACCTCGCCCTCGTGAAGGACCGGTACACCGAGGACCACTGCAAGGACATCGCCCTCTCCCTGGACTATCTCCAGTTCTGGCTCCGGTTCAACGACGGACGGGAGCTGGTGAAGGACCTGCTGGACCTCACCGGGAATCCCGACCGGCACAATGCCATGGTGGCCCTGATGGTGGAAGGCGCGAATGCGGCGATCGAGGACCAGATGAGCGCCTGCATGCCTCACGTCCAGCACAGGACGCTCGCAAACGGGGCGGAGCTCTTCCTGATCGACGTGGAGATCCACGCCCACAAGTTCACCTTCCCCCCGCCGGGTAAAACCTCCGGCGAGGTGCACGACCGGCTGGTGAAGAAGCACGCCGGATCCCCCGTGGTGACCATCGGGATCGGGCCGGATTTTGCCGTACTCCGGTCCAGGGGGGTCATGATGAACATCCCGAGGATGGTACGGGAGCTGCGCGACGAGCTTCCCGGCGGAGGGATCTCCGGCGGAGGGCACCTGGTGGTGGGAAGCATCAAGTTCGTGGAGGGTATGCGGGACGAGGTGATGGAGGGACTGATCCAGAAAATATCCCTCGTCCCGGTGGTCCCGCCGGAATGA
- the rnz gene encoding ribonuclease Z: MSGETLHVYFLGTAGALPTPLRNPPCIMVKRGPDTLLFDCGEGAQQQMMRARTGFLVDAIFITHWHADHFLGIIGLVQTLSFTGRKAPLTVYGPEWVHDAVAGIRQLSRFNLKFPLQSVLLSHGSAVRFNGYTVTAFATSHGMESIGYVLEEDPRPGRFDRERAISLGVPPGPLFGRLQRGETVCIARDGAGVDITPEQVMGPSRPGRKVVYTGDTRPVHQRIGQFAKNADLLIHDATYDDAEADRAREVFHSSAGEAGEAAADLNAAVLALVHISSRYTGTGPHIRDAGRRFAGTIIAPSDLEMWEIPFRDTVE, translated from the coding sequence TTGAGCGGTGAGACGCTTCACGTCTACTTCCTGGGGACCGCGGGTGCGCTCCCCACCCCGCTCCGGAACCCGCCCTGCATCATGGTCAAGCGCGGGCCCGACACCCTCCTCTTCGACTGCGGTGAAGGAGCACAGCAGCAGATGATGCGGGCCAGGACCGGGTTCCTCGTAGACGCGATCTTCATCACCCACTGGCATGCCGACCACTTCCTGGGCATAATCGGGCTTGTCCAGACCCTCTCGTTCACCGGGAGGAAGGCACCCCTCACCGTGTACGGCCCGGAGTGGGTCCACGATGCGGTCGCCGGGATCCGGCAGCTCTCGAGGTTCAACCTGAAGTTCCCCCTCCAGTCGGTGCTGCTCTCGCACGGCTCTGCGGTGAGGTTCAACGGGTACACGGTGACGGCGTTCGCCACGAGCCATGGGATGGAGAGCATCGGCTACGTGCTGGAGGAGGATCCCCGGCCGGGACGGTTCGACCGGGAACGGGCGATATCGCTCGGGGTCCCGCCCGGACCGCTCTTCGGGCGGCTCCAGCGGGGAGAGACGGTCTGTATCGCCCGGGACGGGGCCGGGGTGGACATCACCCCCGAGCAGGTCATGGGACCCTCCCGCCCGGGAAGGAAAGTGGTGTACACCGGGGACACCCGTCCTGTCCACCAGCGCATCGGGCAGTTCGCGAAAAATGCGGACCTCCTGATCCACGACGCGACCTACGACGACGCGGAGGCGGATCGCGCCCGGGAAGTGTTCCATTCCTCGGCGGGAGAGGCGGGGGAGGCTGCAGCGGATCTGAACGCGGCGGTCCTCGCCCTGGTGCACATAAGTTCCCGCTACACCGGGACCGGCCCCCATATCAGGGATGCGGGCCGGAGGTTTGCAGGGACAATCATCGCACCCTCGGATCTCGAGATGTGGGAGATCCCCTTCAGGGATACCGTGGAATGA
- a CDS encoding sugar phosphate isomerase/epimerase family protein, which yields MSFRVYFSSSASVWDRIEWTADIPGAGFDGWEIVADGNYRLDNPDNYRRIDEAVGSLGIGISVHAPYGDLNLATLNYPIWRESVRQICTCIERASSWTDRVTIHPGYLSPVGKMMPEKAWEQQKTALAEIGKVAEGCGVRACLENMIGLKEFLCREPGELLGMTEGLEGIGITIDLGHANTVGRVAEFLPFLARADHLHLHDNHGASDEHLPLGEGTIDWKNAGPRIVRDYHHVAVVEGRNLEEGRRSLAVVRGWTR from the coding sequence ATGAGTTTCCGGGTCTATTTCTCTTCGTCCGCGTCGGTCTGGGACCGGATCGAGTGGACCGCGGACATCCCGGGTGCGGGTTTTGACGGGTGGGAGATCGTGGCCGATGGCAATTACCGGCTGGACAATCCTGACAACTACCGCCGGATCGACGAGGCGGTGGGGAGCCTTGGGATCGGGATCTCAGTGCACGCTCCCTACGGCGACCTGAACCTCGCCACACTGAACTATCCTATCTGGAGGGAATCTGTCCGCCAGATCTGCACCTGCATCGAACGGGCCTCTTCCTGGACCGACAGGGTCACCATCCACCCCGGCTACCTCTCTCCCGTGGGGAAGATGATGCCGGAGAAAGCCTGGGAGCAGCAGAAAACCGCACTTGCCGAGATCGGGAAGGTCGCGGAGGGGTGCGGGGTGAGGGCCTGCCTTGAGAACATGATCGGGCTCAAGGAGTTCCTCTGCCGCGAACCCGGCGAGCTCCTGGGGATGACCGAAGGGCTCGAAGGGATCGGGATCACCATCGACCTCGGGCACGCGAACACCGTGGGGAGGGTCGCGGAATTCCTCCCCTTCCTCGCACGTGCCGACCACCTGCACCTCCATGACAACCACGGGGCATCCGACGAGCACCTGCCGCTCGGCGAGGGGACCATAGACTGGAAGAATGCAGGTCCGCGGATCGTCCGGGACTATCACCACGTGGCGGTGGTCGAGGGGAGGAACCTGGAAGAAGGGAGAAGGTCTCTCGCCGTAGTCCGGGGGTGGACCCGTTGA
- a CDS encoding AAA family ATPase, which produces MKVIGVVGLPASGKGEFSRVAREMGIPIVVMGDVIRNEVQAAGLPLTDQNLGGTATRLREEEGMDAIAKRCIPLIEALDAPLVLVDGIRGETEVRLFRARFPEFYLVGIDAPFSVRLGRLASRGRSDDFISEEELIRRDRREIGWGLGEALIHADYVLDNGDGLEKFADDARALLAELKGEA; this is translated from the coding sequence ATGAAAGTGATCGGGGTCGTTGGGCTGCCGGCGAGCGGAAAAGGTGAGTTCTCCCGGGTTGCCCGGGAGATGGGCATCCCCATCGTGGTGATGGGGGACGTGATCCGGAACGAGGTGCAGGCAGCCGGGCTCCCGCTTACCGACCAGAACCTTGGCGGGACCGCGACCCGGTTGCGGGAGGAGGAGGGGATGGACGCGATCGCGAAACGCTGCATCCCCCTCATTGAAGCACTCGACGCCCCCCTGGTCCTGGTTGACGGGATCAGGGGAGAAACGGAAGTCCGGCTCTTCCGCGCCCGTTTCCCGGAGTTTTACCTGGTCGGAATCGACGCCCCCTTCAGCGTACGGCTCGGGCGGCTCGCCTCGAGGGGGAGATCCGACGATTTCATATCGGAAGAGGAGCTGATCAGGCGGGACCGGCGGGAGATCGGCTGGGGGCTCGGAGAAGCGCTCATCCACGCGGATTACGTCCTGGATAACGGCGACGGGCTGGAGAAGTTCGCCGACGACGCCCGGGCCCTCCTTGCCGAACTAAAGGGTGAGGCATGA
- a CDS encoding anaerobic ribonucleoside-triphosphate reductase activating protein, with the protein MENRGGLVNFGGFVGLSTVDWPGRSVCTIFLRGCPLRCSYCHNLSIQTGQDFLDIDSVMEMVESAAPLISGAVISGGEPTLQAGAVLELARRIKGLGLAVGLQTNGYFPATLERLLSERLLDRVALDYKTRWEGYSGRREGYDAVCTEDYTLQVRRSIELCTGAWDQAVLPEFEVVLTIFPGNEADAIVIAKRLPPGIPLVLNQGVMKRSWENRMPGTNGTRPPTPGDIEGWQRPLTLAELKGLADQISRKRGITKIRTREEGEKVYESDRGRWAAGERKR; encoded by the coding sequence ATGGAGAACCGTGGGGGCTTGGTAAATTTCGGGGGATTCGTGGGCCTCTCGACGGTCGACTGGCCGGGGAGGTCAGTCTGTACTATATTCCTCCGCGGCTGTCCGCTGCGGTGCTCCTACTGCCACAACCTTTCCATCCAGACCGGGCAGGACTTCCTGGATATCGACAGCGTGATGGAGATGGTGGAGTCCGCCGCCCCGCTCATATCCGGGGCGGTGATCTCCGGAGGCGAGCCGACGCTCCAGGCCGGTGCGGTCCTCGAACTGGCCAGGCGGATAAAAGGGCTGGGGCTCGCGGTAGGGCTCCAGACCAACGGCTACTTCCCGGCCACCCTCGAGCGCCTGCTCTCCGAACGCCTGCTGGACCGGGTCGCGCTGGACTACAAGACCCGGTGGGAGGGGTATTCCGGCCGGCGCGAAGGATACGACGCGGTGTGCACAGAGGACTATACGCTCCAGGTCCGGCGCTCGATCGAGCTCTGTACCGGGGCGTGGGACCAGGCGGTCCTCCCCGAGTTCGAGGTGGTCCTCACCATCTTCCCCGGAAACGAGGCCGACGCGATCGTGATTGCGAAGCGTCTGCCGCCGGGGATCCCTCTGGTGCTGAACCAGGGAGTCATGAAGAGGTCCTGGGAAAACCGTATGCCAGGGACGAACGGGACGCGCCCTCCCACACCCGGGGACATTGAGGGGTGGCAGCGGCCGCTCACCCTCGCGGAGCTGAAGGGGCTTGCGGATCAGATTAGTAGGAAGCGGGGGATAACAAAGATAAGGACCCGTGAGGAGGGAGAGAAGGTCTATGAAAGTGATCGGGGTCGTTGGGCTGCCGGCGAGCGGAAAAGGTGA
- the thiC gene encoding phosphomethylpyrimidine synthase ThiC, whose protein sequence is MSLIEDARKGIITEEMKIVARQEGVSEEFVRKGIVGGHIVIPVSPYRDVRICGIGEGLRTKVNASIGTSSDIVNIDEEIEKARQAERAGADTLMELSTGGDLVEIRKRVIANTCLSVGSVPLYQAFIEAATKEGAVVFMKEDDLFRITAEQAKLGTNFMAIHTGINWETVKRLQNQGRHGGLVSRGGAFMTAWMLHNEKENPLYSEFDYLLEIMKEHEVTLSMGNGMRAGAVHDATDRAQIQELIINAELADKAHAEGVQTIVEGPGHIPIDEIQANVILQKRVTNRKPFYMLGPLVTDIAPGYDDRVAAIGASLSSAYGADFICYVTPAEHLALPTPEEVYEGVISSRIAAHVGDMIKLKKRDQDLEMGHARRDLEWERQFQLAMNPERARQIRAERMPADTDACTMCGDYCALKIVNKHFSF, encoded by the coding sequence ATGAGCCTGATCGAGGATGCCAGGAAGGGGATCATCACCGAGGAGATGAAGATCGTCGCCCGGCAGGAAGGAGTATCCGAGGAATTCGTACGAAAAGGGATAGTAGGAGGGCATATCGTGATACCGGTCTCCCCTTACCGGGATGTCAGGATCTGCGGGATCGGGGAGGGGCTCCGGACCAAGGTCAACGCCTCCATCGGTACCTCTTCGGACATAGTGAACATCGACGAAGAGATCGAGAAGGCCAGGCAGGCGGAACGTGCGGGAGCCGATACCCTGATGGAACTCTCCACCGGCGGCGACCTCGTGGAGATCCGAAAGAGGGTCATCGCCAACACCTGCCTCTCGGTGGGGAGCGTGCCCCTTTACCAGGCGTTCATCGAAGCAGCGACCAAGGAGGGTGCCGTAGTCTTCATGAAGGAGGACGATCTCTTCCGGATCACCGCTGAGCAGGCGAAACTGGGCACGAACTTCATGGCCATCCATACCGGCATCAACTGGGAGACGGTCAAGCGGCTGCAGAACCAGGGACGGCACGGAGGGCTGGTCTCCCGCGGCGGTGCGTTCATGACCGCGTGGATGCTCCACAACGAGAAGGAGAACCCGCTTTATTCTGAGTTCGATTACCTGCTCGAGATCATGAAAGAGCACGAGGTCACCCTCTCCATGGGCAACGGCATGCGTGCGGGAGCGGTCCATGACGCGACCGACCGGGCGCAGATCCAGGAGCTCATCATCAACGCCGAGCTCGCGGACAAGGCCCACGCCGAGGGGGTCCAGACGATCGTGGAAGGCCCGGGGCACATCCCGATCGACGAGATCCAGGCGAACGTGATCCTGCAGAAGCGGGTCACCAACCGGAAACCCTTCTACATGCTGGGCCCGCTGGTGACCGATATCGCTCCCGGGTACGACGACCGTGTCGCCGCTATCGGGGCGTCCCTCTCCTCGGCCTACGGTGCGGACTTCATCTGTTACGTCACCCCCGCCGAGCACCTCGCCCTCCCCACCCCGGAGGAGGTCTACGAAGGGGTGATCAGTTCCCGCATCGCCGCCCACGTCGGGGATATGATCAAGCTGAAGAAGCGCGACCAGGACCTCGAGATGGGCCATGCCCGCCGGGACCTGGAATGGGAGCGGCAGTTCCAGCTTGCGATGAACCCCGAACGGGCCCGCCAGATCCGGGCGGAGCGGATGCCGGCCGATACCGACGCCTGCACCATGTGCGGGGACTATTGCGCCCTGAAGATCGTGAACAAGCACTTCAGCTTCTGA
- a CDS encoding carboxymuconolactone decarboxylase family protein → MQPENRQYLREFLTHAPEMEKDLCNDAREVLGVEPAIFSTLKERQDYFVLSVLTDYLAGRPESLDPVTAELVAIAAAAASDAPHCMKVHIGAALKAGATREQVRDTILIAGAIGRTKVLASGLRELESVCGKR, encoded by the coding sequence ATGCAACCGGAAAACCGACAATATCTCCGCGAGTTCCTGACCCACGCACCCGAGATGGAAAAAGACCTCTGCAACGATGCCAGGGAGGTGTTGGGGGTCGAACCCGCCATCTTTTCCACCCTGAAAGAGCGGCAGGACTATTTCGTCCTCTCTGTCCTGACTGATTATCTCGCCGGGAGACCGGAGTCTCTCGACCCGGTCACCGCCGAACTGGTGGCAATCGCGGCGGCCGCGGCATCGGATGCGCCTCATTGCATGAAAGTCCATATAGGGGCCGCGCTCAAGGCCGGAGCCACAAGGGAACAGGTCAGGGATACCATCCTGATCGCGGGTGCGATCGGCAGGACGAAAGTGCTTGCATCGGGGCTGCGGGAGCTGGAATCGGTGTGCGGGAAACGATAA
- a CDS encoding 5-formyltetrahydrofolate cyclo-ligase: MSSKQQLRESARKARDSLPAKEADRYSGVILERLLSLLDGESPVMVYVSKPPEVETHRFIRSLLERGTEVVVPIIQARDCSLRLSYLRDLTSLRVSTFSVPEPIGAEIPARAEDIPVVVVPVIAFDRNGHRLGYGAGYYDRFLEKNPHLKRIAVAFSCQEVDDLPADEHDMKMDLIVTEKEVIVV; this comes from the coding sequence ATGAGTTCCAAGCAGCAGCTCCGGGAATCCGCCCGCAAGGCACGGGATTCTCTACCGGCGAAAGAGGCCGACCGGTACAGCGGCGTGATCCTCGAGCGGCTGCTTTCCCTCCTCGACGGGGAGAGCCCGGTGATGGTGTATGTCTCCAAGCCGCCCGAGGTGGAGACCCACCGGTTCATCCGGTCCCTTCTGGAACGGGGAACGGAGGTGGTGGTCCCTATCATCCAGGCCCGGGACTGCAGTCTCCGGCTCTCCTACCTCCGGGACCTCACCTCGCTCAGAGTGAGCACCTTCTCGGTCCCCGAACCGATCGGTGCCGAGATCCCCGCCCGTGCCGAGGATATCCCCGTGGTGGTGGTCCCGGTCATCGCATTCGACAGGAACGGCCACCGGCTGGGCTACGGGGCCGGATATTACGACCGTTTCCTGGAGAAAAATCCCCACCTGAAGCGTATTGCGGTGGCATTCTCCTGCCAGGAGGTAGACGATCTCCCGGCCGACGAGCATGATATGAAGATGGACCTTATCGTCACCGAAAAAGAGGTTATCGTGGTCTGA